From the Cryptomeria japonica chromosome 2, Sugi_1.0, whole genome shotgun sequence genome, one window contains:
- the LOC131073707 gene encoding uncharacterized protein LOC131073707 isoform X1: protein MDTRALSSGTVPQFLLPLQTNLHMPSLTRLPVKKKMPRFAVKAVNSGDSEHRNIVDEDMLVLRKRMHEVRMEEINYIPPQHWMEWEKKWYTTYDSDVCSSLLWLQNILLNTRPGVAVAIVALISLSVAASLLEIPIHLKEIITELLNNLHL, encoded by the exons ATGGATACCCGAGCTCTTAGTAGTGGTACAGTCCCTCAATTTCTGCTTCCTCTGCAGACAAATTTACACATGCCATCCCTTACACGCCTTCCCGTGAAGAAGAAGATGCCCAGATTTGCTGTTAAAGCTGTCAACTCTGGCGACTCAG AACATCGGAATATTGTGGACGAAGATATGTTAGTGTTAAGGAAACGGATGCATGAGGTGAGAATGGAAGAAATAAATTATATTCCTCCACAGCACTGGATGGAGTGGGAAAAGAAATGGTATACAACTTATGATTCAGATGTTTGCTCCTCCTTGCTGTGGTTGCAGAACATTCTGCTTAATACAAGACCTGGCGTCGCCGTGGCTATAGTGGCTTTGATTTCCTTAAGTGTTGCAGCATCTCTCTTGGAGATTCCAATTCATCTTAAGGAAATCATCACGGAGT
- the LOC131073707 gene encoding uncharacterized protein LOC131073707 isoform X2, whose product MDTRALSSGTVPQFLLPLQTNLHMPSLTRLPVKKKMPRFAVKAVNSGDSEHRNIVDEDMLVLRKRMHENILLNTRPGVAVAIVALISLSVAASLLEIPIHLKEIITELLNNLHL is encoded by the exons ATGGATACCCGAGCTCTTAGTAGTGGTACAGTCCCTCAATTTCTGCTTCCTCTGCAGACAAATTTACACATGCCATCCCTTACACGCCTTCCCGTGAAGAAGAAGATGCCCAGATTTGCTGTTAAAGCTGTCAACTCTGGCGACTCAG AACATCGGAATATTGTGGACGAAGATATGTTAGTGTTAAGGAAACGGATGCATGAG AACATTCTGCTTAATACAAGACCTGGCGTCGCCGTGGCTATAGTGGCTTTGATTTCCTTAAGTGTTGCAGCATCTCTCTTGGAGATTCCAATTCATCTTAAGGAAATCATCACGGAGT